In a genomic window of Diadema setosum unplaced genomic scaffold, eeDiaSeto1 scaffold_24, whole genome shotgun sequence:
- the LOC140245707 gene encoding uncharacterized protein, with amino-acid sequence MASTHVIEECVNRSQSSQNRCTYRAPSNATSIIIALTCVVSGFKPGISRIWTDESGERLQSIASLQTTLSDDTYERFEKINVSANHGTERALVCIATGDSLNGTSTAEITLLPISDLSEKRDNVGLIFGLVIGIPAAVFILFLLVQKFREKPDQDYISQRVSGESQPNVQRTIDSENEMRKWYSVQWTDFKLCCKRLKDVSTCLGT; translated from the exons ATGGCATCAACACATGTAATCGAGGAATGCGTCAATAGGAGTCAGTCCAGTCAAAACCGATGTACGTACCGAGCCCCATCCAACGCTACTTCCATTATAATTGCACTTACATGTGTCGTGAGTGGATTCAAGCCTGGCATTTCTAGGATCTGGACCGATGAGTCTGGAGAGAGACTACAATCCATCGCTTCCCTACAGACAACACTATCTGACGACACATACGAGAGGTTCGAGAAAATCAATGTTTCAGCCAATCACGGGACAGAGCGAGCCTTAGTGTGCATAGCTACCGGTGATTCGCTGAATGGAACGTCGACCGCTGAAATCACTCTTCTGCCTATATCAGATTTAT CAGAAAAACGTGATAATGTCGGTCTCATCTTTGGACTTGTCATTGGTATACCAGCTGCCGTATTCATCCTGTTTCTCCTTGTTCAAAAATTTCGGGAAAAACCCGATCAGGACTACATATCGCAAAGAG tttcaggGGAGTCACAACCGAACGTTCAGAGAACAATTGATAGCGAAAATGAGATGAGAAAGTGGTATTCTGTACAATGGACGGACTTCAAACTTTGTTGCAAAAGGCTCAAAGACGTGTCCACA TGTCTAGGAACATGA